TTCTCCAGGCGCCGGTAGATGGGAAGGTAGGCGTAATCTACTCTCAGCCACCGGTTGATCTCCTCTTTGGTCCGGATGAGGTATTTTTTCCCCAGGATAAAATCCTCCCGGGGGGCGAGCTGCTCCAACACCTCCTCGATGTAGGCATCCACGACCTCTTTGAAGGTCATCGATCCTTTGAAGCGGGAGCACCATTTTTCCAGGAGGAGGGTCGGTTCGCTCTCTTCCCTTTGGATGAACCGCAGGAGCTTTTGGTCCGGATCCGCCAGCTCCATCTTTTTTCCGACTTCTTCGCGGAAGAAGTCCGGGAAGGTGGTCTGGTACACGTCCAGAACGCCCAGCTCCGGCAACACGTCGGCCACGTATCCGAGGAAGAGGCGGTTGGGGGCGAGAATCATCATCTGTTCGGGATCAAAGGTTTCCGCCCGGTGGTACAGGCAGTAGGCGATCCGGTGGAGGGCGATCGTCGTTTTTCCGCTTCCCGCCGCACCCTGCACCAGCAGGGGAAAGTCGAGATCCGCCCGGATGACCCGGTTCTGCTCCGCCTGGATGGTGGAAATGATCTCGTTCAGTCGGCGGTCGGCGCTTTTGCGAAGGGATGCCGCCAGCAGATCGTCCCGGGCGGTGACGTCGATGTCCCGGATCTCCACGAGTTCTCCCGACTCGATTTCATACTGACGCTTCAGGGAGAGATGGCCGGTCACCGTTTCCGTTTCCGACGAATAGGAGACGGGTCCCGGGCGCGCCTCATAGTAGAGGGTGGCGATGGGGGCGCGCCAGTCGACGATCACCGGCTGCTGGGAATCCCTGCGGAAAAGGGACGTTTTCCCGATGTACAGTTTTTCGTATTCGCCGGCGCCGTCGGGTCGAAAATCGATCCGGCAGAAGTAGGGTTTTTCGCGGATTGCCTGCAACCGGTCTTCGTCCCGCATCAGCATATCCATCAATTTGCCGCTGACCAAGAGATCGATGTACCCTTCGCTGCTGTCGCGAACGTTCAACCCTTTCATCGCCCGCTTGAAGTGTTTCCGCTGCTCTCCCCGGGAGCTTTGGGCCTTGCCCAGCCATTCTTCGACGGCTTTCCGGGTTTCAACCAGACGCTCGACTTCTTCCGAATAGTCCGGATGATCTTTCGCCGACAAAGGTCGGAGGCCTCCTCTCCGAGATGGGATGGGCGGTGGAAAGAGATCGGGACCGGAAAAATAAATTATACCCTTTTTTCGATGATTGGGGAAGAGCATGTTGCCGGTTACCGAAAGGAATTGCTGATGCGCTTCCGCCCGGGGAGAGCCGGTTGGTACCAGGCGGGAACACCATCCGGGTGGAACACCTATGCTTGAAAGGGGCGGCGGGACGTGTTTTCATGGGGGTGAACCAACCTTAAACAAAGGAAAGGCGGGAGAAGGGTGAAGGATCGGGAGGGGATCGGGAAAGCGTTGGACACCGTCATCTTCGGCGGCCGGGTCTGGACGGAGGAGGAGACCTGGGAGAGCGTTGCCGTCGGAATCAGGGGAAATCGAGTGGCCGTCCTCGGCTCGGCGGAGGAGCTGGAGAAACAGACTTCCCCGGAAACGGAGTGGGTGGATGTGAAGGGAGGATGGGTCCTGTCCGGCTTCCGCGAAACCAATCTGCATCTCCTGGCAAAGCCCGAGGCTTTCCGCGGGGAACGGACGGCATCTACGCCTGCGGATGCCAAGCCGGGAATCTGGCAGCGGATTTTTGGGCGCAAAAAATTTCGGGCTACCGGATTGGAGGGAAATTTTCCCTTTCGGTCGGCGGTGGGGGAATCGGAGGCGGAACGGTGGGAGAGTGCCGTCCTGAAGGTGCAGGAGGAGGCCCTGCGGCAAGGCGTTACCCGGCTTGAATGCGACGAAGCGGTCGGCCCGGAGGGGTTTCGCGTCCTGTGGCGCGTGCTGGAGGGTTTGGAGAAGCGAAACGCTCTGCGGATCCGCTTCAGCCTTTCGGTGTGCATCCCTTCCATCGACGCCTTCATGGATTTCCTTCAGAACGGCCTGAGGACAGGGACCGGTTCCACCCGCGTGCGCATGGGAGCCGTCCGGGTGCACGCCGGACCCGAGGAAAGGGGATCCCGGGAGGAATTGAAGCGCCTTTCCTATCTGGTCCATGCCAACGGATTTCAGTTGGTCTTCCGCCCGATCAGCGGTTCCTCCCTCACGGAGGTCTTCCATGCCCTTTTGCATGCCCGTACCCATCCCGAGGGGCTGATGACCAAGCACCGGATCTGTTTCCCTCCGGTGTTCAATGAATCGGTTCTTTACGCATCCAAAGAGCTGTCGGCGATTCTCGAAATGTCCCCCGATTGGTTGGCGGGGATCTGGAAACCCCTTCGGGAAAAACGGCATCCCGAGCGCTGCATGGACATGTATGACTGGCTGACGACGGAGCGTTTGCTTCGAATCTGCCCTCCCGGTGAGTTCGGCTCCCCCCTGCAACTGATTCGAAATGCGGCGGAGGAAACGATCGGAATTCTGTCGGGGGAAAATCCGGGCATGGCGAGTGATCGGATCGAACATGCGGCCCGCCTCTCGGCGATGCAGGCGGTAACCGCCCCGGTGCAATCCGGTCAGCCGGCCGACCTGGCCGTTTTGGATGCCGATCCGCTTTCCGTCCCGCTGCCCGCGCTACCTGAAGCTTCCGTACGTCTCACCGTTGTGGACGGGGAGGCGGTGTACCGCCGCTGACGGCCCGCGCTTCACTCTTCCCGGATGGAAAAGCGGAAGCGCACCTCCCTTGCCCCTCCTTCAGTGAAGGTCCGCTCGATGAAGTCGACTTCCCCCCGGGCATTTACGATCAATACGGTGGAGGAGCGCGTGCCGTAGCCGGTCATCCGGATAAACGCGGGGGAGAGGAGCCGTTCCGTTTCCAAGCCGACGCCGGTATCCGGCAGCTGTTCGTCGGGAGCCGGCTCCTCATCCGCCAACAGATCAAAGAGTCGGGAGGGTTCCGGGTTTTGAAGGCAGGCTGCGATGCGCTCCTTTCCCTTGACGACCTTGGGCCAGGGAGTGTCCAAAAAGGCGTTGCTCAGCCCGTGGATTCCGGGCTCAACGGAGCGGCACATGCCGTTTTGATTGGAATAGTACCAAAGTTCCCGGGGACTGCCGACCAGCAGATTGAATCCGGGATAGGACGCGCGCCGTTCCTGCAGGCTTTCCAGGTAGTCTCGGGGTGGAATCTCCGTCGTCAGATAGTCCCGCGCCAGCAGGCCGCGGGACTTTTTATTTTTCACGGAAGCGAAGGGATCGCGGAAATTGGTGAGGGCGGCGAATCGTCCTCTGCGGGTGATGCCCATCCACGTTCCCCCCTTGACTTGATCGCGTCCGGCCAGCACGTCGGGATGATCCTTCCAAAATTGAGCCGGTTCTGTCGGCCGGTCCATGAATTCATCCCGATTGGCGGCGACGATCAAAGGGTAGTCCGGGTGAGCCCGGAAAGCGAAAAGAATCAGGCACATGCAGGCACTCCTCTCGTTGGAAGTAACACACTCCGGCGGCGAGATGAATAGGATAGTGCGGAATGGGTGAGAGCCGAGTCTGTCTGTATTGTATCTCACGGCCTGACGCAAAGAAGGGGGATAAATAATTATTAAAATTTGGAATATTTTATTCTACTCGGTTTTGCCAAGGCCGAGGGAAAGCGAGGGTCTGCCATGACACTGACCGTAGCCCATTGGATTTACGCGGGAGTCACATTGGCGATCATCGGCACCATGCTGTTCCGCCGGGGAGTGGTCCTTCCGGCCCTGCTCGGAACCTTGCTCGTTGCCTGGGTGTATGAGAAGAGTTTCGCGGGAGGATTGCAGGCGATCTTTAAGGCCAATATGGTGGCTGCCAAGGAATTGTTCAGCATTTTCCTCATCATCACCTTCATGGTAGCCCTTCTCCGCTCCCTCAACGATTTGGAAGCGGATCGGCGAATGGTGGTTCCCATCGGAAGAATGATGGTGAACGGCCACATGGCCTTTCTGATTCTGACGGGAGCGACGTACATTTTCTCCTTGTTTTTTTGGCCAACTCCGACGGTTCCCCTGGTGTGCGCCCTGTTGGTGCCTCCGGCGATTCGCGCCGGGCTGCCGAAGATGGGAGCGGCCGTGGCGATCGCCCTCGCCGGTCAAGGGATGGCGCTGTCCTCCGATTATGTGATGCAGGTGGCCCCGATGTT
The Planifilum fimeticola genome window above contains:
- a CDS encoding NRDE family protein, producing MCLILFAFRAHPDYPLIVAANRDEFMDRPTEPAQFWKDHPDVLAGRDQVKGGTWMGITRRGRFAALTNFRDPFASVKNKKSRGLLARDYLTTEIPPRDYLESLQERRASYPGFNLLVGSPRELWYYSNQNGMCRSVEPGIHGLSNAFLDTPWPKVVKGKERIAACLQNPEPSRLFDLLADEEPAPDEQLPDTGVGLETERLLSPAFIRMTGYGTRSSTVLIVNARGEVDFIERTFTEGGAREVRFRFSIREE